One Mycobacterium marseillense DNA window includes the following coding sequences:
- the cofD gene encoding 2-phospho-L-lactate transferase: MKVTVLVGGVGGARFLLGIQQLFGLGQFHTQGRPDAEAGSHELTAIVNIGDDAWIHGLRVCPDLDTCMYTLGGGVDPERGWGHRDETWHAKEELARYGVQPDWFGLGDRDLGTHLVRTQMLNAGYPLSQITAALCDRWQPGARLLPVTDDRCETHVVITDPDDGSRRAIHFQEWWVRYRAQVPTHSFAFVGAEKAAATTEATAAIADADVILLAPSNPVVSVGAILAVPGVRGALRAAKAPVVGYSPIIGGKPLRGMADACLSVIGVESTAEAVGRHYGARRGTGILDCWLVSDGDDADIEGVAVRSVPLVMTDPKATAEMVRAGLELAGLAP; encoded by the coding sequence GTGAAGGTCACCGTCCTGGTCGGTGGGGTTGGCGGCGCCCGGTTCCTGCTGGGGATTCAACAGTTGTTCGGGCTGGGTCAATTTCACACGCAAGGGCGCCCAGACGCCGAGGCCGGCAGTCACGAGCTGACGGCGATCGTCAACATTGGCGATGACGCCTGGATCCACGGACTGCGAGTCTGCCCCGATTTGGACACCTGCATGTACACCTTAGGTGGAGGTGTCGACCCGGAGCGAGGGTGGGGTCACCGCGACGAAACCTGGCACGCCAAAGAGGAATTGGCGCGCTATGGCGTGCAGCCGGACTGGTTCGGACTCGGCGACCGCGACCTGGGCACCCATCTGGTGCGCACTCAAATGCTCAACGCCGGCTACCCGCTGTCTCAGATCACCGCGGCGCTGTGCGACCGATGGCAGCCGGGCGCGCGGCTGCTCCCCGTCACCGACGACCGCTGCGAGACGCACGTGGTGATAACCGATCCCGACGACGGCAGCCGGCGGGCCATCCACTTCCAGGAGTGGTGGGTGCGCTACCGCGCCCAGGTGCCCACCCACAGCTTCGCCTTCGTCGGCGCCGAAAAGGCAGCCGCCACAACTGAAGCCACAGCGGCCATCGCCGACGCCGACGTCATCCTGCTGGCCCCGTCGAACCCGGTCGTGAGCGTCGGCGCCATCCTGGCCGTGCCCGGCGTCCGCGGCGCCCTGCGGGCGGCGAAGGCCCCGGTCGTCGGCTACTCGCCGATCATCGGTGGAAAGCCGTTGCGCGGCATGGCCGATGCCTGCCTTTCCGTGATCGGTGTCGAGTCCACCGCCGAGGCCGTCGGCCGCCACTACGGCGCGCGCCGGGGCACCGGCATCCTGGACTGCTGGCTGGTCAGCGACGGCGACGACGCGGACATCGAGGGGGTCGCGGTGCGCTCGGTGCCGCTGGTGATGACCGACCCCAAGGCGACCGCCGAGATGGTCCGCGCCGGCCTGGAGCTCGCGGGATTGGCGCCATGA
- a CDS encoding phosphomannomutase/phosphoglucomutase, which translates to MSRPAATVHRVVKAYDVRGLVGEELDQPLVTDLGAAFARLMRAEGARHVVIGYDMRDSSPTLAAAFAAGVTGQGLDVVRIGLASTDQLYFASGLLDCPGAMFTASHNPAAYNGIKLCRAGAKPVGAESGLRVIADDVIAGVKGSKGYDGPPGTVSDRDVLADYGEYLRSLVSTSGLRPLRVAVDAGNGMAGLTTPAVLGPIGSITLLPLYFELDGSFPNHEANPLEPANLVDLQNFVRETGADIGLAFDGDADRCFVVDERGNPVSPSTVTSLVAARELGREIGATIIHNVITSRAVPELVAERGGTPLRSRVGHSYIKALMAETGAIFGGEHSAHYYFRDFWGADSGMLAALYVLAALGEQDRPLSELTADYQRYESSGEINFTVADAAQCTEAVLRSFGTRIHSLDHVDGVTVDLGDGSWFNLRSSNTEPLLRLNVEGRTAEDVGAVVLQISTEIAAQTPRAGAAP; encoded by the coding sequence ATGTCTCGGCCCGCCGCGACTGTCCACCGTGTCGTCAAGGCTTACGACGTGCGTGGTCTAGTCGGCGAAGAGCTCGACCAGCCGCTGGTCACCGATCTGGGCGCAGCCTTCGCCAGACTGATGCGCGCCGAGGGCGCCCGCCACGTCGTGATCGGCTACGACATGCGCGACAGCTCGCCCACCCTGGCCGCCGCCTTCGCCGCCGGCGTCACCGGGCAGGGCCTCGACGTGGTGCGCATCGGTTTGGCCTCCACGGATCAGCTCTACTTCGCCTCCGGATTGCTGGACTGCCCCGGCGCGATGTTCACCGCGAGCCATAACCCCGCCGCCTACAACGGAATCAAGCTGTGCCGGGCCGGGGCCAAACCGGTCGGCGCCGAGAGCGGGTTGCGCGTCATCGCCGACGACGTCATCGCCGGCGTCAAGGGCTCCAAGGGATATGACGGCCCGCCCGGCACGGTCTCCGATCGCGACGTGCTGGCCGACTACGGGGAATACCTGCGGTCCCTGGTCAGCACCTCCGGGCTGCGCCCGCTGCGTGTGGCCGTCGACGCCGGCAACGGCATGGCCGGCCTGACCACCCCCGCGGTGCTCGGCCCCATCGGCTCGATCACGTTGCTGCCGTTGTACTTCGAACTCGACGGTTCCTTCCCCAATCACGAGGCCAACCCCCTCGAACCCGCCAACCTGGTTGACCTGCAGAACTTTGTGCGCGAGACCGGCGCCGACATCGGGCTGGCCTTCGACGGGGACGCCGACCGCTGCTTCGTCGTCGACGAACGCGGCAACCCCGTGTCGCCGTCGACCGTGACCAGCCTGGTGGCCGCGCGCGAACTGGGCCGCGAGATCGGCGCGACGATCATCCACAACGTGATCACCTCACGGGCGGTACCCGAGTTGGTCGCCGAGCGCGGCGGCACACCGCTGCGGTCGCGGGTGGGCCACTCCTATATCAAGGCGCTGATGGCCGAGACCGGCGCGATCTTCGGCGGCGAACATTCGGCGCACTACTACTTCCGCGACTTCTGGGGCGCCGACTCCGGGATGCTGGCGGCGCTGTACGTGCTGGCCGCGCTCGGCGAGCAGGACCGCCCGCTGTCGGAGCTGACCGCGGACTACCAGCGCTACGAATCGTCCGGCGAGATCAACTTCACCGTGGCCGACGCCGCGCAGTGCACCGAGGCGGTGTTGAGGTCGTTCGGCACCCGCATCCACTCCCTCGATCACGTGGACGGCGTGACGGTGGATCTGGGCGACGGCAGCTGGTTCAACCTGCGCAGCTCGAACACCGAGCCGTTACTGCGGCTCAACGTGGAGGGTCGCACCGCCGAGGACGTCGGCGCGGTGGTCCTCCAGATCAGCACGGAAATCGCCGCGCAGACGCCGCGCGCGGGGGCCGCTCCGTGA
- a CDS encoding sugar phosphate nucleotidyltransferase, translating to MGTPQVDVVILVGGKGTRLRPLTLSAPKPMLPTAGLPFLTHLLSRVAAAGLEHVILSTSYRAAVFEAEFGDGSKLGLQIEYVTEESPLGTGGGIANVVGHLRHDTAMVFNGDVLSGADLGQMLDFHRAQESDLTLHLVRVGDPRAFGCVTTEDGRVTAFLEKTQDPPTDQINAGCYVFARDVIDRIPRGREVSVEREVFPALLSDPGVKVCGYVDASYWRDMGTPEDFVRGSADLVRGIAPSPALHGHRGEQLVHDGAAVSPGAVLIGGTVVGRGAEIGPGVRLDGAVIFDGAKVEAGSVIERSIIGFGARIGPRALIRDGVIGDGADIGARCELLRGARVWPGVSIPDGGIRYSSDV from the coding sequence GTGGGAACTCCACAAGTCGACGTCGTGATCCTGGTCGGCGGTAAGGGCACCCGGCTGCGGCCGTTGACGCTGTCGGCGCCCAAGCCCATGCTGCCCACCGCCGGGTTGCCGTTCCTCACCCATCTGTTGTCGCGGGTCGCCGCCGCGGGCCTCGAGCACGTCATCTTGAGCACGTCGTATCGGGCCGCCGTCTTCGAGGCGGAGTTCGGCGACGGTTCCAAGCTGGGCCTGCAGATCGAATACGTCACCGAGGAGAGCCCGCTGGGCACCGGCGGCGGCATCGCCAACGTCGTGGGCCACCTGCGGCATGACACCGCGATGGTGTTCAACGGCGACGTCCTCTCCGGCGCCGACCTGGGCCAGATGCTCGACTTTCACCGCGCCCAGGAATCCGACCTCACCCTGCACCTGGTCCGGGTCGGCGACCCCCGGGCGTTTGGCTGCGTGACCACCGAGGACGGCCGCGTCACCGCCTTCCTGGAGAAGACGCAGGATCCGCCGACCGACCAGATCAACGCCGGCTGCTACGTGTTCGCCCGCGACGTGATCGACCGGATCCCGCGCGGCCGTGAGGTTTCGGTGGAGCGCGAGGTGTTCCCCGCGCTGCTGTCCGATCCCGGTGTCAAGGTGTGCGGCTACGTCGACGCCAGCTATTGGCGCGACATGGGCACCCCGGAAGACTTCGTCCGGGGGTCGGCGGACCTGGTGCGCGGCATCGCGCCGTCGCCCGCCTTACACGGCCACCGCGGCGAGCAGCTGGTGCACGACGGCGCGGCGGTGTCGCCGGGCGCGGTGCTGATCGGCGGCACCGTGGTGGGGCGGGGCGCCGAGATCGGGCCCGGCGTCCGGCTGGACGGCGCGGTGATCTTCGACGGCGCCAAGGTCGAGGCCGGCAGCGTGATCGAGCGCTCAATCATCGGCTTCGGCGCGCGCATCGGCCCGCGGGCGCTGATCCGCGACGGGGTGATCGGCGACGGCGCCGACATCGGCGCGCGCTGCGAACTGTTGCGCGGCGCCCGGGTGTGGCCCGGTGTGTCGATTCCCGACGGCGGGATCCGCTACTCCTCCGACGTCTGA
- a CDS encoding class I SAM-dependent methyltransferase, whose translation MNFAGKAAASADKVRGGYYTPAPVARFLAGWVREAGPKIVEPSCGDGAILRELAALSDRAHGVELSAREAAKARRFAPVDADSLFTWLAGAAQADLGGWDGVAGNPPYIRFGHWAAPQREPALELMRREGLRPTRLTNAWVPFVVASTVLVRDGGRVGLVLAAELLQVTYAAPLRDFLLSRFREITLLTFERLVFDGILQEVVLFCGVTGPGPARIRTVRLPDADALARAELDVEWAPALLHDNEKWTKYFLDPAAIRLLRSLKGSGALLPLGSLAEVDVGIVTGRNAFFTLTDTQAAELGLRPHCVPLVSRSAQLSGLVYDTDCRASDVAGGQRSWLLNAPREPDDPALIAHIRAGEAAGVHRGYKCSIRRPWWRTPSLWVPDLFLLRQIHRAPRLTVNGVGAVSTDTVHRVRLTGEDRVDPAALAAVFHNSVTFAFAEIMGRSYGGGVLELEPGEAEQLPIPAPAHVDPDLAGDVDLLLKANEIDKALDLVDRRVLIEGLGLAAETVADCRAAWASLADRRKRRAAR comes from the coding sequence ATGAACTTCGCGGGCAAGGCGGCGGCCTCGGCCGACAAGGTCCGCGGCGGCTACTACACCCCCGCTCCGGTGGCGCGGTTCTTGGCCGGATGGGTTCGCGAGGCCGGCCCGAAGATCGTCGAACCGTCCTGCGGCGACGGCGCGATCCTGCGCGAGCTGGCCGCGCTCAGCGACCGGGCCCACGGCGTCGAGCTGAGCGCGCGTGAGGCCGCCAAGGCCCGGCGGTTCGCTCCCGTCGACGCCGACAGCCTGTTCACCTGGCTCGCCGGGGCCGCTCAAGCCGACCTCGGCGGCTGGGACGGGGTGGCCGGCAATCCGCCCTACATCCGGTTCGGCCACTGGGCGGCGCCGCAGCGCGAGCCGGCGCTGGAGCTGATGCGCCGCGAGGGCCTGCGCCCGACCCGGCTGACCAATGCGTGGGTCCCGTTCGTCGTGGCCAGCACGGTGTTGGTGCGCGACGGCGGGCGGGTGGGCCTGGTGCTGGCGGCCGAGCTGCTGCAGGTCACCTACGCCGCCCCGCTGCGCGACTTTCTGCTCAGCCGTTTCCGCGAGATCACGCTGCTGACCTTCGAGCGCCTGGTGTTCGACGGCATCCTGCAGGAGGTCGTGTTGTTCTGCGGCGTCACCGGGCCCGGACCCGCCCGCATCCGCACGGTGCGCCTGCCCGACGCCGACGCGCTGGCGCGGGCGGAGCTGGACGTCGAATGGGCGCCCGCCCTGCTGCACGACAACGAGAAGTGGACCAAGTACTTTCTGGACCCCGCCGCGATCCGGCTGCTGCGCTCGCTTAAGGGCTCCGGCGCGTTGCTCCCGCTCGGGTCTCTCGCCGAGGTGGACGTGGGCATCGTGACCGGGCGCAACGCCTTTTTCACCCTGACCGATACCCAGGCGGCCGAGCTGGGATTGCGGCCGCACTGCGTTCCGCTCGTCTCGCGCAGCGCCCAGCTGTCCGGGCTGGTCTACGACACCGATTGCCGGGCAAGCGATGTCGCGGGCGGGCAGCGCAGCTGGCTGCTCAACGCGCCCCGCGAGCCCGACGATCCGGCGTTGATCGCCCACATCCGCGCCGGGGAGGCCGCCGGCGTGCACCGCGGCTACAAGTGCTCGATCCGCAGACCGTGGTGGAGGACGCCGTCGCTGTGGGTGCCAGACCTGTTCCTGCTGCGCCAGATTCACCGGGCGCCGAGGCTGACCGTCAACGGGGTGGGTGCGGTGAGTACCGACACCGTGCACCGGGTGCGACTGACGGGTGAGGATCGCGTCGACCCGGCCGCGCTGGCCGCGGTCTTCCACAACAGCGTGACGTTCGCCTTCGCCGAGATCATGGGCCGCAGCTACGGCGGGGGTGTGCTGGAGCTCGAACCCGGCGAGGCCGAGCAGCTGCCCATTCCCGCGCCGGCACACGTCGATCCCGACCTCGCCGGCGATGTGGACCTGCTGTTGAAGGCCAACGAGATCGACAAGGCACTCGACCTCGTCGACCGTCGCGTGCTGATCGAGGGGCTGGGACTGGCGGCCGAAACGGTGGCGGACTGCCGCGCCGCGTGGGCGTCGCTGGCCGATCGCAGGAAACGGCGGGCCGCGCGATGA
- a CDS encoding DUF3499 domain-containing protein: MNVPRRCCRPGCPHYAVATLTFVYSDSTAVVGPLATAREPHSWDLCVNHAGRITAPRGWELVRHAGPLVSEPTHPDEDDLVALADAVREGGSGDRGAPYGGTASPVNGFADPRIHGGSQATAPSSSVLAPPEHRSGRRRGHLRVLPDPSD, translated from the coding sequence GTGAACGTTCCCCGTCGCTGTTGCCGGCCCGGGTGCCCGCACTACGCCGTGGCGACCCTAACGTTCGTCTATTCGGACTCGACGGCAGTCGTCGGCCCGCTGGCGACCGCTCGGGAACCGCATTCCTGGGATCTGTGCGTCAACCACGCCGGCCGCATCACCGCCCCCCGCGGATGGGAGCTGGTGCGCCATGCCGGTCCGCTCGTTTCTGAGCCCACCCACCCTGACGAGGACGACCTGGTCGCTCTCGCCGACGCGGTCCGCGAAGGAGGGTCGGGGGATCGCGGCGCGCCGTATGGCGGCACCGCGTCGCCCGTGAACGGCTTCGCCGATCCGCGCATCCACGGCGGCTCGCAGGCCACCGCGCCCAGCAGCAGTGTGCTCGCGCCGCCGGAGCATCGGTCGGGGCGGCGCCGCGGGCATCTGCGCGTGCTGCCCGATCCCAGCGACTAG
- a CDS encoding coenzyme F420-0:L-glutamate ligase produces MTSAPGEHGTAAAIEILPVAGLPEFRPGDDLGAAVAAAAPWLRDGDVVVVTSKVVSKCEGRLVPAPRDPEERDRLRRKLVDDEAVRVLARKGKTLITESRIGLVQAAAGVDGSNVGRDELALLPVDPDGSAATLRAALRERLGVEVAVVITDTMGRAWRNGQTDAAVGAAGLAVLHGYSGAVDQHGNELLVTEVAIADEIAAAADLVKGKLTAMPVAVVRGLSVTDDGSTARRLLRPGPEDLFWLGTAEAIDLGRREAQLLRRSVRQFSAEPVPTDLVEAAIAEALTAPAPHHTRPVRFVWLQHPGTRARLLDRMKDKWRTDLAGDGKPADAIERRVARGQILYDAPEVVIPILVPDGAHSYPDAARTDAEHTMFTVAVGAAVQALLVALAVRGVGSCWIGSTIFAADLVRAELELPADWEPLGAIAIGYAADPAGPRDAADPGDLLIRK; encoded by the coding sequence ATGACCTCCGCTCCGGGCGAGCACGGCACCGCCGCCGCGATCGAGATCCTGCCCGTCGCCGGGCTGCCCGAATTCCGGCCCGGCGACGACCTGGGCGCGGCCGTCGCCGCGGCGGCACCCTGGCTGCGTGACGGCGACGTCGTGGTGGTCACCAGCAAGGTGGTGTCCAAATGCGAGGGCCGGCTGGTGCCGGCGCCCCGCGACCCCGAGGAGCGCGATCGACTGCGGCGCAAGCTGGTCGACGACGAAGCCGTTCGGGTGCTGGCCCGCAAGGGCAAGACCCTGATCACCGAGAGCCGGATCGGGCTGGTGCAGGCCGCCGCGGGCGTGGACGGCTCCAACGTCGGGCGCGACGAGCTGGCGCTGCTGCCCGTCGACCCGGACGGCAGCGCGGCCACCCTGCGCGCCGCGCTGCGCGAGCGGCTCGGCGTCGAGGTCGCCGTGGTCATCACCGACACGATGGGCCGCGCCTGGCGCAACGGCCAGACCGACGCGGCGGTGGGCGCCGCGGGTCTGGCTGTGCTGCATGGCTATTCGGGCGCCGTCGACCAGCACGGCAACGAGTTGCTGGTCACCGAGGTCGCGATCGCCGACGAGATCGCCGCGGCCGCCGATCTGGTGAAGGGCAAATTGACCGCGATGCCGGTGGCGGTGGTGCGCGGCCTGTCCGTGACCGACGACGGTTCGACGGCCCGGCGGTTGTTGCGGCCCGGCCCCGAAGACCTGTTCTGGCTCGGCACCGCCGAGGCGATCGACCTGGGCCGCCGCGAGGCGCAGCTGCTGCGGCGATCGGTGCGCCAGTTCAGCGCCGAGCCCGTCCCGACCGATCTGGTGGAGGCGGCGATCGCCGAGGCCCTCACCGCGCCGGCGCCCCATCACACCCGCCCGGTGCGGTTCGTCTGGCTGCAGCACCCGGGCACCCGGGCCCGGCTGCTGGACCGCATGAAGGACAAGTGGCGGACCGACCTCGCCGGTGACGGCAAGCCCGCCGACGCCATCGAGCGGCGCGTGGCGCGCGGCCAGATCCTCTACGACGCCCCCGAAGTCGTCATCCCGATCCTGGTGCCGGACGGCGCCCACTCCTACCCCGACGCCGCCCGCACCGACGCCGAGCACACCATGTTCACCGTCGCGGTCGGGGCGGCCGTGCAGGCCCTGCTGGTCGCGCTGGCGGTGCGCGGGGTGGGCAGCTGCTGGATCGGGTCGACCATTTTCGCCGCCGACCTGGTGCGCGCCGAGCTCGAACTGCCCGCCGACTGGGAGCCCTTGGGCGCCATCGCCATCGGCTACGCCGCCGACCCCGCCGGCCCGCGTGACGCCGCGGATCCCGGGGACCTGTTGATCCGCAAGTGA
- the manA gene encoding mannose-6-phosphate isomerase, class I, producing the protein MELLRGALRTYAWGSRTAIAEFTERPVPAAHPEAELWFGAHPGDPAWLETGNGEITLLEALDADPEGQLGPGSRARFGDVLPFLVKVLAADEPLSLQAHPSAAQATEGYLREERVGIPLTSPVRNYRDTSHKPELLVALHPFEALAGFRQVSRTVELLRALAVSDLDPFIDLLNDQSDADGLRALFTTWITAPQPDIDVLVPAVLDGAIAYLSSGATEFAAEAKTVLELGERYPGDAGVLAALLLNRVSLGPGEAIFVSAGNLHTYLRGFAVEVMANSDNVLRGGLTPKHVDVPELLRVLDFAPTTEEQLRPHIRREGFGLIYETPTDEFAVALLELEDEYVGHEVDATCSHDGPQVLLCIQGSTTVHGKSGSLTLKRGMAAWVAADDAPIRLVAHEPSKLFRATVGL; encoded by the coding sequence GTGGAACTGCTTCGCGGGGCCTTGAGAACGTACGCGTGGGGTTCGCGTACCGCGATCGCCGAGTTCACCGAACGTCCGGTGCCGGCGGCGCATCCGGAGGCCGAGCTCTGGTTCGGCGCCCACCCGGGCGACCCGGCCTGGCTGGAAACCGGCAACGGTGAGATCACGTTGCTCGAGGCGCTCGACGCCGACCCGGAGGGACAGCTCGGCCCCGGGTCGCGGGCCCGCTTCGGGGACGTGTTGCCCTTCCTGGTCAAGGTGCTGGCCGCCGACGAGCCGCTGTCGCTGCAGGCGCATCCGAGTGCCGCGCAGGCGACCGAGGGCTACCTGCGCGAGGAGCGGGTCGGCATCCCGCTGACCTCGCCGGTGCGCAACTATCGCGACACCTCGCACAAGCCGGAGCTGCTGGTGGCGTTGCACCCGTTCGAGGCGCTGGCCGGATTCCGCCAGGTGTCGCGCACGGTCGAGCTGCTGCGGGCCCTGGCGGTCTCCGACCTCGACCCGTTCATCGATCTGCTCAACGACCAGTCCGACGCCGACGGCCTGCGCGCGCTGTTCACCACGTGGATCACCGCCCCGCAGCCCGACATCGACGTGCTGGTCCCGGCCGTCCTGGACGGCGCCATCGCCTACCTCAGTTCGGGGGCAACCGAATTCGCGGCCGAGGCCAAGACGGTGCTCGAGCTCGGCGAACGCTATCCCGGTGACGCCGGCGTGCTGGCGGCGCTGCTGCTCAACCGCGTCAGCCTGGGCCCGGGTGAGGCTATCTTCGTGTCGGCCGGCAACCTGCACACCTACCTGCGCGGCTTCGCGGTGGAGGTGATGGCCAACTCCGACAACGTGTTACGGGGCGGCCTGACCCCCAAGCACGTCGACGTGCCCGAGCTGCTGCGCGTGCTGGACTTCGCGCCCACCACCGAGGAGCAGCTGCGGCCGCACATTCGCCGCGAGGGTTTCGGGCTGATCTATGAGACGCCGACCGATGAGTTCGCCGTCGCGCTGCTGGAGCTCGAGGACGAGTACGTCGGCCACGAGGTGGACGCGACGTGCAGCCACGACGGGCCGCAGGTCCTGTTGTGCATCCAGGGTTCGACGACGGTGCACGGCAAGTCCGGCTCGCTGACGCTCAAACGGGGGATGGCGGCGTGGGTCGCGGCCGATGACGCCCCGATCCGGCTGGTCGCGCACGAGCCGAGCAAGCTGTTCAGGGCGACGGTAGGGCTGTAG
- a CDS encoding TobH protein: MNATRAIDLEDTDGLLTADRDGLLRAASSAGAQVRSIATAVEEGALDPLRAEDRPRSVIWVAGRGTAETAGAMLAATLGSVASQPFTLAGEAPPWVGPLDVLIVAGDDPGDPTLVASAATGVRRGARVVVAAPCEGPLRDATAGHAAVLAPRLGVPDEFGLCRYLAAGLAVLHAVDPRPSVDLGLLADELDAEALRNSAARELFTNPAKLLAARIADRQVALAGDGAATLALARHGSSVLLRVANTVTAATALADAVAALRAASSSGFGAGLDDPDAALFHDEQIDGPLPQRLRVLAVILAAEQALVAARTAGLDDVYLLAAEDVPDGPGGSAGSGVSPALGGPGRAEQQLAVLAVRLEMAAVYMRLVRG; this comes from the coding sequence GTGAACGCCACCCGGGCAATCGATCTCGAAGACACCGATGGCCTGCTGACCGCCGACCGCGACGGACTGCTGCGGGCGGCGTCGTCGGCCGGGGCGCAGGTGCGGTCGATCGCCACCGCGGTCGAGGAGGGCGCGCTGGACCCGCTGCGCGCCGAGGACCGTCCGCGCAGCGTGATCTGGGTGGCCGGCCGCGGCACCGCCGAGACCGCCGGGGCGATGCTGGCCGCGACGCTGGGTTCGGTGGCCTCCCAGCCGTTCACGCTGGCCGGCGAGGCGCCGCCATGGGTGGGCCCGCTCGACGTGCTGATCGTCGCGGGCGACGACCCGGGCGACCCGACGCTGGTCGCCTCCGCCGCGACCGGGGTGCGCCGCGGCGCGCGGGTCGTGGTGGCGGCGCCCTGCGAGGGTCCGTTGCGGGATGCCACCGCCGGGCACGCGGCGGTGCTGGCGCCCCGGCTGGGGGTTCCCGACGAATTCGGGCTGTGCCGCTATCTGGCCGCCGGGCTGGCCGTGCTGCACGCCGTCGACCCGCGGCCCAGCGTGGACCTGGGCCTGCTCGCCGACGAGCTCGACGCCGAGGCGCTGCGCAACAGCGCCGCCCGCGAACTGTTCACCAACCCGGCCAAGCTGCTGGCCGCGCGCATCGCCGACCGCCAGGTCGCGCTGGCCGGCGACGGCGCCGCGACGCTGGCCCTGGCCCGGCACGGCAGCTCGGTGCTGCTGCGGGTGGCCAACACGGTCACCGCCGCCACCGCGCTGGCGGACGCGGTGGCCGCCCTGCGCGCCGCCTCCTCCTCCGGTTTCGGGGCCGGCCTCGACGACCCCGACGCCGCCCTGTTCCACGACGAACAGATCGACGGCCCCTTGCCGCAACGGTTGCGGGTGCTGGCGGTCATCCTGGCCGCCGAGCAGGCGCTGGTGGCCGCCCGGACGGCCGGGCTCGACGACGTGTACCTGCTCGCCGCCGAGGATGTGCCCGACGGACCCGGCGGATCGGCCGGCTCCGGTGTTTCGCCTGCGCTGGGGGGCCCCGGACGCGCCGAGCAGCAGCTGGCAGTATTAGCCGTCCGGCTTGAGATGGCCGCGGTTTACATGCGACTGGTGCGGGGATAG
- a CDS encoding WhiB family transcriptional regulator: MASTPHNPIDLPPAQPARPHLTVVPDAPVAFEPEPLPAPVADQWQDRALCAQTDPEAFFPEKGGSTREAKKICLGCEVRHECLEYALEHDERFGIWGGLSERERRRLKRGII, from the coding sequence ATGGCGAGCACGCCGCACAACCCAATCGACTTGCCGCCGGCCCAACCCGCCCGGCCTCATTTGACCGTGGTTCCCGATGCGCCAGTCGCATTCGAGCCCGAGCCGTTGCCGGCGCCCGTCGCCGATCAATGGCAGGACCGGGCGCTGTGCGCCCAGACCGACCCGGAAGCCTTCTTCCCGGAAAAGGGTGGCTCCACCCGCGAGGCCAAGAAGATCTGCCTGGGCTGCGAGGTGCGCCACGAGTGCCTCGAGTACGCCCTCGAGCATGACGAGCGCTTCGGGATCTGGGGCGGTCTCTCCGAACGCGAGCGCCGCCGCCTCAAGCGCGGCATAATCTGA
- a CDS encoding NUDIX hydrolase — MSLRESVIAILSGWEPPDAGQDSLRHAVLAFVEARDDACRRECVPGHVTASALVLDHSGDRVLLTLHRRLGRWVQLGGHCDEGDPDIVAAALREATEESGVDGLRMAPELAAVHVHPVVCSLGVPTRHLDLQFVAHAPAGAQIAISDESEDLRWWPADALPEGTDHALAYLVSRARARRV, encoded by the coding sequence ATGAGCCTGCGGGAGTCGGTGATCGCGATCCTGTCCGGCTGGGAACCCCCGGACGCGGGCCAGGATTCGTTGCGGCACGCCGTCTTGGCGTTCGTCGAAGCCCGCGACGACGCGTGCCGCCGCGAGTGCGTGCCGGGGCACGTCACCGCCTCGGCGCTGGTGCTCGATCACAGCGGCGACCGGGTGCTGCTGACGCTGCATCGCCGCCTGGGCCGGTGGGTGCAGCTGGGCGGCCACTGTGACGAGGGTGACCCAGACATTGTCGCCGCGGCGTTGCGCGAGGCCACCGAGGAATCCGGGGTCGACGGTCTGCGGATGGCACCCGAATTGGCCGCCGTGCACGTGCATCCGGTGGTGTGCTCGCTGGGCGTGCCCACCCGCCATCTGGATTTGCAGTTCGTGGCGCACGCGCCGGCCGGCGCTCAAATCGCGATCAGCGACGAGTCGGAGGACCTGCGCTGGTGGCCCGCCGACGCGTTGCCGGAGGGCACCGATCACGCGCTGGCGTATCTGGTTTCGCGGGCGCGGGCCCGCCGAGTGTGA
- a CDS encoding metallopeptidase family protein, producing the protein MRGPLLPPSVPGWRSRAERFDMAVLEAYEPIERSWQDRLADLDVAVDEIPRIAAKDPDSVQWPAEVIADGPIPLARLIPAGVDIRGNSTRARIVLFRKPIERRAKDTVELGDLLHEILVAQVAIYLDVEPSVIDPTIDDE; encoded by the coding sequence ATGCGCGGCCCGCTGCTGCCCCCCAGCGTGCCGGGGTGGCGCAGCCGCGCCGAGCGGTTCGACATGGCGGTGCTGGAGGCCTACGAACCCATCGAGCGGAGCTGGCAGGACCGGCTGGCCGACCTCGACGTGGCGGTCGATGAGATTCCCCGGATCGCGGCCAAGGATCCCGACAGTGTGCAGTGGCCGGCCGAGGTGATCGCGGACGGGCCGATCCCCCTGGCCCGGCTGATCCCGGCTGGCGTCGACATCCGCGGCAACTCCACGCGGGCGCGAATTGTCCTGTTCCGCAAGCCAATTGAGCGACGGGCGAAGGACACCGTCGAGCTCGGCGACTTGCTGCACGAAATCCTGGTGGCCCAGGTCGCCATCTATCTCGACGTTGAGCCGTCGGTCATCGATCCGACGATCGACGACGAATAG